From Phenylobacterium montanum, the proteins below share one genomic window:
- a CDS encoding HD domain-containing protein, which yields MAPRAWQRMLSGRRLDLLDPSPLDIEIEDIAHGLARVARWNGQTTGEHGFSVAQHSLVVEEIAAHIQPGLEPRWRLAALLHDAAEYVIGDMISPFKAALGLNYRAFEDRLESAIHIRFGLPPKIPTEIKALIKQADRACAFFEATQLAGFTHDEALNFFGRPPKGYLITLDPQSPFQAQEHYVRRFHILSEASGYEATPAAFDTE from the coding sequence ATGGCGCCCAGAGCCTGGCAGCGGATGCTGTCTGGCCGGCGGCTGGACCTGCTCGACCCCTCGCCGCTGGACATCGAGATCGAGGACATAGCCCACGGCCTCGCCCGGGTCGCGCGCTGGAACGGCCAGACCACGGGCGAGCACGGCTTTTCCGTCGCCCAGCATTCGCTGGTGGTGGAGGAGATCGCCGCCCACATCCAGCCGGGCCTGGAACCGCGCTGGCGGCTGGCGGCCCTGCTGCACGATGCGGCGGAATATGTGATCGGGGACATGATCTCGCCGTTCAAAGCAGCGCTTGGCCTCAACTATCGCGCCTTCGAAGATCGTTTGGAGTCGGCGATCCACATCCGCTTCGGCCTGCCGCCCAAGATCCCGACAGAGATCAAGGCCCTGATCAAGCAGGCCGACCGCGCGTGCGCCTTTTTCGAAGCGACGCAGCTCGCCGGCTTCACCCATGACGAGGCCCTGAATTTCTTCGGGCGCCCGCCAAAGGGCTATCTGATAACCCTCGATCCGCAATCGCCGTTCCAGGCCCAGGAGCACTATGTGCGCCGCTTCCACATCCTGTCCGAAGCGTCGGGCTACGAGGCGACCCCGGCCGCCTTCGATACGGAATAG